A window of Ictalurus furcatus strain D&B chromosome 4, Billie_1.0, whole genome shotgun sequence genomic DNA:
tttttttaatggatgtcATGAAAATAGTAATAGTCttgtccaaaaaacaaaactaaaaaatagGAACCTGCTCTTGGAAAAGTGCGGAAAGGTTCTTTATGATACCGTGACTGCTGATCCTGCACCGGGACCTCGATTGTGTAGATTGGCTTTAGGTGTCCTAGTTTTGCACAGCTGTTCCCCATCAcctgtctttctgtgtctcaTCACCTTCCCTGAGTTTTCACAAACAGCACTGACCCTGTTTACATGCCAGTCATCGGGATAGGGGTGGGGCTAAAACATCAGGATAATATAATTAATCCTTACTGGAATTACAGTGAgcagtgtatcacctttatgtTGTGTACCCCCCACAGCTCCTCTGATTCCTGGTGGTCATGTGCCAAAGGCTGTCTGTAATTCTCCCGGCCATGTTAAGTAACTTATTAAAGCAATTTCTTTCTTGGCATCAGGCCTAATTAAACAAACCCTTCTCACCTCTGAGCTTAACCAATCTGAACAGCCAGGACAGTGGCTTTGCTCAGCTGGGTGTGAACATACACATTTCCATTTCAGGGAAAGCAAAACAAGACCTTCTGAAAGACAGAAACATTACTGACTGTGATAATAAGCATAGCTTATCCCTCATGTTGTTTACAGTTTATCTCTTGTGGTTGTATGCTGTTTGGCTTTTTTTAAGCTCTGATATGAGGTGTTAGTAGCAAAAGAGTGTACATTCTACTgcaatatttatacacattgccATGTTAACTTTGTTCAAAATATATTATGCACTCATGGACTACTTTTATTTGGAAAACCTTTACACCTAGACATTCATGCAATTgactaatcagccaatcatgtggcagcagggcaatgcataatatcatgcagatacgggccagcagattcgggtaatgttcacatcaaccatcaaaatgggggaaaaaatgtgatctcagtgattttgactgtggcatgattgaTTGTGCCAGACTGGCTTGTTTGAGGATTTCTATAAGCTGTTGATCtcatgagattttcacacacaccagtctctaagagtttactcagaatggtgcaataaagagaaaacatccggtgagcagcagttctgtagacagaaacgccttgttgatgagaggtgAATGGAGAATGggcagactggtttgagctggcCGAAAGGATGCAGAAACTCCGATAACCACTCTGATAACAATTGtggcgagcagaaaagcatctcagaatgcacaatgcatcgaaccttgaggcggatggtctacaacagcagaaaaccatgtcaggttccacttctgtcagccaagaagcTGCGGCTGCAGTGGGAACACGCTCACCAAAACTGTACAGTTGAAGACTGAATtaagcctggtctgatgaattttgatttctgctgaggcacacagatgttagggtcagaatttggcaccaacagcatgaatccatggatccAACcagccttgtgtcaacagtccaggttggtggaggtggtgttatggtgtggggaatgttttcttggcacactttttggttaataccaatcaatcttcgcttgaatgccacagcctttTTGAGTATTGTtactgaccatgtgcatccatTCATGGCTACAATATACTCATCTTCTAAAGGCTACTTCCAGCaagataatgcaccatgtcacaaagcaaaatctcaaactggtttcacgAACATGACAAttagttcagtgttcttcagtgctCTTTCCattcaccggatctgaatccagtagaacaccttttcgatgtggtagaacaggagattcacaacaaaaatctgaaagatctgcaggaattgcgtgatATAATCATATCAatatggaccagaatctcaaaggaatgtcaAAGTgatggagaatttttttttaaatatataattaggAATGGTTTATCAGCattagtgttttgttgttgttgttttgtttttttcaagatTTTGATCAACCCGTTTCTTTTGTGGTCACTCTTCAAGGGTGTTAActagttttatttaataaatttagcCATCGACCTGGCTGTGGACCCTCCAGCTTGTCTTTTccagtagatttttttttttttttgtagttaaaagCTTAAAGCTCAGTAATGTGTGCATTGTAACTTTCCTCTTCTGAtataaacactaaaatgtgttcCATATATTCACTTCCATCTTCAGGAGTCAGGATTCAAAGACCTGAGGGTTTGAAAGAAATTTGTGTTCTGTATTCTGTATTTCTTCTGCACTGTTGCACTAAGTTTACCTCTGAAAGTTGAGCTGATTGATGTATtggcctctttctttctttctttgtgtgtgtagaTGACAGAGCAGAGGAAAAACAAGCAGAGGATGGGCTTCCTGGGTCCAACACAAGTCAACCATCATATGCCCCCTGCACACTGAGAACAGGACCGACAAGAGACACACAATTCCCGTCTTCTCATCACAGACTGGTCTTCGGACTTCGAGCTTCTAGAGATTTGCCTGGGGACTGACTCGCTCAAACCTCTTATACAGCAAATCAGTGACGTTTCCAGAGTCTCCTGTCTAGGGCAGATCCCTAATGGAAATGCTGCCTATGGACTTTTAACTATAAAGTATTACTCGTGTTTTAAatgtcattccattttattgtTCTTACTTTTGGCAGTAACTGGAGAGCAGTGTAAGTCAAGGTGAACTTCAGGATGTACCTCAATCACTGGGGTTACTGCTGCTTTGGAAGTGCCTTTCTTATAGAAGAAATGCTGACTAAAGTGTCCTTTTATCCTTTAGAAAATGTAGAACTAGAAGCAAAACGTTCATCTCATTATCTCAGTTCAAGTCACCGTCTGGTTTAATTAGGAGAAACTTGTTGAAAATCGTTGGTCACCTTtgtacatttctgttcatttttattgaaaatgtatgtagtgcctactcagcaaaTCACTGCACCAGGGgtacctttttaaaatgttgtatgtGATTAGTGACTgggtgaatgtatgtgtgaacCATGTCTGAATGCTGGATTGGTACAGTTTGCTGTTTGCAGACATGGTCAAAAGTTCCTGCTGCGGAACTTGTCAAATGTTGATTTAAAGCATTCCCTATTTTAACACTTGACTGTGCTTTAAACAAGACAATTTAACTCACTTTTAGGTCACCTTAtcatgttgttttgtgtgtggattTGCACAAGTGACTCACACCAGGATTGAAAGGATGCAGTTGAGAAGAAATGCCTTTTATGTTCAAGTGAATGCAAATGATcataatactgtaataaaaatgtatgtgtatatatgattGTCCTGAACTATCATTTAACTCCTTTCCTTGGTGTAGTCTAgctatgaacacacacacagagcagtaaAGTCACCTAGAACTTCACCACATGACATTTTCCCCCCTTCTGAGTATTTATAGTCCAGAGTTCTGCCTGTTTTGAACCAGTGGTAAATAATTACCATCCATGACTGTAGGACTGCAGTTAACCACTCTGTGTTTTGGGATTATGAACTGTATCCCTGTGAAATTTCACTTCCATGTTACGAGTTAAAATCAGATAACTGGAATCAACTTTTTGGTGGTccaaaaaagattttaaaaattagTGCCGCTTTAATCACACCACTTTGGATaaatgtgttcaaatcccaCGTCACTGGGGGTTTAATATATGGTACGTGTTATATGTGTGGGTAGAGATCTGGCCCTGTTCCAGAAATGGCAGATTGGGAGCCTACGTGAGAAGCGGGGCTGCCAAATTTAGCCTCTGACTGAGCTAGTAGCACAAACAGCAATCAATAAGCAGGGAAATTTCTAGAAAGCTCCGTCTAGTAGGAGACAGCAGGACAAGCTAGTGCTGCTCTTAACAAAATGAAGTTAAGTTAGGTTCAGTCAAATCACATTTTCTGCAGGTTTCATTGGGTTTCATGAAATATGTGCTTGTAAAATACAAGTGGATgacaaatgaaaaggaaaaaaatatggctTTGTTATGCTGTGGCATTTTCCCTGGTATGGTTTGGCTCCACTTGTTCTCTTAGATGGAAAGCTCACTGCAAATCAgtacaaagttattctgactgatcagctTTATccaatgatgaaacatttctatcctgatgggagggGTCTTTTTCAGGAAGACTCCGCTCCATCCACAGGGCTCGAGGGCTTGCCGAATGGTTTGAAGAGGAAAAATCATATACTATGTCCATCACGCTCCTCAGATCTCAACCCATTTGGActcctatgggagattttggataGCGCTCTCTACCACCATCATGAAAAGACCTTTGGGAATATTTTATGGAAGAATTGTCCCAGAGTCTTTGCCAAGTCTTTTCTGGCACCTCATGGTGGCAAAACACTTTAATAAACacactttatgttggtttttcctttactttgtcacctgtctgtaatTAGTACAGATTGCCTCGTAGGTTTCCAAAAGGTACAGAATGATTGTGGTAATATGTGGATATACTGCCAaaacaatatttacacaatGTCAATATTTGACCAAGTGTTGctgttacagtggtgcttgaaagtttacaAACccattagaattttctatatttatgcataaatatgacctttcTTAAAAGTagctaaagagaacccaattaaacaaatgggacaaaaatattatacttgctcatttattttttgatgaaaatgattcaatattacgtatctgtgagtggcaaaagtatgtgaacctttgctttcagtatctggtgtgatcctcttgtgcagcaacaactgcaactaaacatttccggtaactgttgattagtcctgcacttcggcttggaggagttttagcctgttcctcagtacagaacagcttcaactctgggatgttggtgggtttcctcacatgaactgcttacttcaggtccttccacaacatttctattggattaagttcaggactttgacttggccattccaaaacattaactttattcttctttaaccattattTGGTAAATGGCTTATGagtttagggtcattgtcttgctggattacccactttctcttgagattcagttcacagacattttgctttagaattcactggtataattcaaaaTTCATTGTTACATCAACAATGGCAagttgtcctggcccagatgcagcaaaacaggcccaaaccatgatactaccaccacaatgttttacagatgggataaggttcttatgctggaatgcagtgtttttttctccaaatgtaacacttcacatttaaaccaaaaattataTTTTCGTCTCATCCGTCCAcgaaacatttttccaatagcattctggcttgtccacatgatctttagcaaactgcagaggggcagccctgttctttttggagagcagtagttttctccttgcaaccctgccatgcacaccattgttgttcagtgttctcctgatggtggacagtaacattagccaatgtgagagaggcctttagttgcttagatgttaccctgggttcctttgtgacctcacagactattacaagtcttgctcttggagtgatctttgttgggcgaccactcctggggagggtaacaatgatattgaatttcctccatttttacacaatctgtctgattgtggattggtggagtccaaattctttaaagatggttttgtaaccgtttcaacctgatgagcatcaacaactctttttctgaagtcctcagaaatctccattttcatgccatgatacacttccacaaacattgTGAAGTTCAGACTTTGATATATCCCTGTTCTTTTAGTGAAAtagggcactcactcacacctgattgtcataatattgattgaaaacaccagaCTCTAATTCCACCTTCAagttaactgctaatcctaggggttcacatacttttgcctctcatagacatgtaatattttatcatttatattaacaaaataaatgaccaagtataatattgtctcatttgtttaaaatcttgtgtgaaaatctgatgtttatgcagaaatatagaaaattctaaagggatCACAaaaatttcaagcaccacttatatgaaatataaaaccTAAATCCTATGAAACGTATCAAGACATTAGGTTCTATCTGATTATTTTATAGTTATTgagttttaaatatttgattctatGTTATTCAGACACATAAATACTGTAGACATACTTTCAAACAATCTGTGTTGTGTAGAATTtcccacatactgtatattcaggGTCCTATAAATACCATATACCTAATATGCATTTATATTGCCAAATTTGTTAGTGTGTACTATTGTGAGATTTCACTATCATATCAACAAGTGTTGAAGTATTGAATAGACTTGAAAAGGTAATCTGTGTAAGTGATCCCCAGTATGGCCAGAATTCTAGCTATTGAGCTAATAGGTTTAAAAAACATGTGCGTTAATATGTTCAAATATTCAGTCTTAATTGATatagtatagaaaatggatgtcTTTAGGAAATTTTGCACTGTCATATATGAcacatttcataaaaaaaaacaccaagacATCTTTCAAAACATTATGAAATGTGCCACAGAGATAAACAGACAATACAAACAGGCGTTAATCTAAAATCTGCCTTCCTGCATGTGATGAGTGCATGTGACATGAGGTGTCACACGAGAAGGACACGCAGCAGATGAGGGAGTCACATGAGCGGTGGTGTAGGAACAACCCCGAGGCTCTCTTCCCTAAAAACATTATAAAGGGAAAAAACATGAgccactgtttttttgttttcatttgactcagtGTTGCACAGAAGAATGGCCTGCTGAGTGTCCCATACTGGACAATCCAGTATAGCTGTATCAGGCTGTTTCATTCCAGATttaacagcttttttttaaatattatagcTGAGTATGTACAATTGTCACAGCATGTATTGGCTTTATGACTCTGATGCTGTACATTGAGTGCAATCGTGCAAATGAAGGAACTATTATGTCTCAATCATTATATTGCCTTGATATGATATTATACCTTAGGGCATAACTGAGACCTATACATATTGCCCTATTTTTGTCCTATGAACACTTGGCGAAATAAAGATTgctattattaatgaatgatgaGTCACAGACATGAATTAGCAGCTTGTTTTTTACCCCCACCTCAGGCATGTAGCACACATTCTAAGTATTCCTCTCTCAACCTGTGTTCAAAGTGTCAAACCTCAAAAATCATACACTCTGATCACCTGAGACACTCTGTGGTACACACCCTGTATAACTGCTGTACTGGTACAAATCATTGAATATACAGTACTCTTCAGACGTCTGTTACATTATAGGTTGTTTAAACTTgtcatttctgtatttgttttataaGCAACAAAAGCATTGGTGTAAAACCAGTTATAATGATCAGACAGTGACCTGCTGTGTGTCCAAGTACCCCCTCTGACCCCCCCTCTGTCAACCCCCCACACCTCCACCCCGACAGCACTGCTGTTTATCCACTATGTCAGCAAAGACTTCAGACCACAAGCCTGTCCTTTTACTGGACATGATTTACAACTGCCTGTCTGTATGCAGGATTATTTCTGTTTGTGATCTTATACTTAATTATTGCCAATAAGCAAGTCTAAGCAATGATTTGTAACTAAAACATACTAAGGACAGTTTTGATTGTTACACAGTGGAAGATGGAATGGAAATGTTTGTGagcatacaaaaatacaaaaaaaaaagtatgcaaaaatcaataaaacaatGTTATATTTATCAGATTGTAacatataaaacaatataaaggGCAGCTGCACTGTGATTATACACTGCAATATCAGGACATAATCAACCAAGATACAGTATtaatattgcaatatttaaCCTACTTTAAGCCAGGGGCTCTCGAAATAGTTGCAATCTGTCTCATTTGTTGTGTTAAAATGATTCAAGAtgctgtaatatactgtataaacagcaCTTTAGCcacatgttttattaaaactgaGGTTAGATTCAAGCTGACCATTAACTTTGGATTAGTTTTGGAATATGAAATGGACAACTTCCTaaaaattgaaataataataaataaataaaaacacacacattagtgtGTTTTGAGTAACCATttaattcaggtgacattttaCTTAGgctaataaatcaataataactATAAAAAGAGTAGCTAACTATAACAAATTGACAGTGATCTTTACCATGATCACACATTGACATAAAACGGAGGATCCTCTGGCAATACATCACTGACCTCTTTTTGAGCACCACTGCCTTAAGGAAACAAGCGGATTAAAAATGACGTATTCAGACATAAAACACTTATCAGTGCTTTTTCGTTGAGAAGGTAACAGTGGGGATTTGTCATATAACTGCTATCTATTAAGGCCATCAGTTTGATATGCAAATCCTATGCAAACAGAGTGAATATGTAGCTCTCCCagaatgacagctgtcctgttGGATCACATATACAGCCTGTTAGATAAGAATATTCTTCTTGACACTGGTGAAAGCaagtatacatttatattagtGGAAATGTCCAGATGCCAATACAGAAAAATACAGGAGCCCTAAAAAGGACTGTAATTTGCCACCACAGTAGAGTATGCTACTGCCACGCCATGCATCTTCAGCTGTACACTTACACAAATAGACATGCTGTGGGAAATTCTGGACATTCTCTCAACACATAACACACTCAACTACTCCACATGTTTTGCTCCCAGGAGAACTTTTTGTCCCTTCTCCCAGTGCTAAGCCTCTGTCACTGCCCGTCTCTTAAACTTTCTGCCATTGCTGAGTAGAGGGTGAACTCTTCTGCAAGCCCACAAAGAACACCTGATAGCGGTGCTTCCACATGATGAAAGCTCCTAGCAAGCAGACAATGGCCTGAGCTAGGTTCAACACCATCTGCAGAAGGTAGTACAGCATGAGAGTGCTTGTGACGGCAGTGCAGTCTGTCACCTCGGCGTAGGTGAAGGTGCGTGCGATGGGGTCCTCTGGCTCCAGTGTGCAGATACAATCCTGGCCTATCTCCCTGCATATGAAGGCATTGGTTAAAGAGTAGTGGTGGCCCTGGAAGGCAATGACTATAATGGAGATGACTAGGCCCACTGAACACAGGAGGAAGAACACGAGCTGGAAGTACATAAAGGAGGACAAGAACAAACTTGGTTAGTGAAATGTCTTGACTTGGTCTTGGCATGAATTTTCttgtatactatatggccagaagtatgtggaTGCTTGACTACAACCTCCATATTTGGGCCTTCCCCAGACTCTGgccacaaagttggaggcaCAGAATTGTTtgtaatgtctttgtatgctgtagcattaagatttcccttcactgaaactaaagggcccaaacaagttctagcatgacaatgcccctgtgcacaaagggagctccataaagacatggttttccTAGGTTGTTATaaaagagccctgacctcaacccaaaacacctttgtgatgaactggaatgccgacttCAAACCAGGACTCCTTGCCCAACATCGtgctcaacctcactaatgctcttgtggctgaatgagcaccaAGAAACATtccaaaacctagtggaaaatcttcccagaagaatgTAGGCTGTTATAGCAGAAAGAGGTGGTGGTAACTCCATATTAACACCATGCCTTTGGAgtaggatgttcaacaagcacatatgtgTGTTATGGTCgtgtgtccatatacttttggtcatatagtgtagtagtaaataaagtataatatataaagaGAAACCCATTACAACCTGATAACACAGAGGGTTTGTTCAACAAAGTTTCACATCTAAAACTTGAAATGAACAACTCTATGACCTTAtatcattataaacaaaatgataCAAACTACAAGGAGATACTAAACTATAAAACCGTGTGTCTGCAGAACATATCACAGCCCTAGACGAAGTATGTTCTCTACTTGACCTTTGTCTGAACACCACCTACATTAAGTACAAGTATATTTTCTATAGATAGACACATGGTTGCACCTTGGCTTCATTATCTCCTGCTTGTAAATTCAAGGAGAgctctttttcactttttttactCTCACCTTTATGATGAATTGTGTGTAGGTCCTCTCATCAGGCAAATAGGTGATGAAATAGAGCACAAAGCCCAGGAGAGATACAACACACAACTGCAACACAATACACAAATCACTGGTTTATTACAAACTTTTAGTCGGCTACATTAATTTCAACAAATTACTTGCAGCAGTTAACACAGTTCTAATGTTTTGTTCTGTATGTAAAAGCATAACAAGCATGTGTGCCTAAAACCCAGAGGTTGAAAAATGTTGTCATTGTGTCCCAAGTTATAAACACATGCCAGCCTTATTGATTGGACTAATCTTATTTGCTGGTCTATTCATTTCTAGGTTTCTGCCAGGCGTTCTATGATAGTTGTAATTAGTATTGTGCAACTCAGCACTCGTATAGTATAATCACTGATTTGCTAAATTGAATATCTTTCCCCTTTGTAAGATAACACACTCTTTCTCAGTCTTACTGGAGTCTTGTGACCAACGTGTGGTGtccaattttattgtttttcccaGGTTCTTAAGCAGCGAAATCTTGATGACCTCAGTGTTTTCCTCTAGCAGCAGTGGTCTTGTGAGTGGTGAACTGGGACTATCCAGAGACACTctgatgtagtgtgtgtgtgtgtgtgtgtgtgtgtgtgtgtgtctgtgtgtatatgtgtgtgtgtgtgtgtgtgtgtctcctagcACCTGGCATTCTAAATCTCACATGATAAGACAGTAAAAGTATAGCTGCAGTACTGGAGAGATGTTGAtggataacaggaaataactatAAAACAACTCCCCATTCAGGCTCACAAAACCAATTAAAATGTCACCAAAAAGCGTGTGATTATCAGTGCTATACCAGCAAAAAACGCAAAAACAAAAGGAATGATCACACAGAGTGCCTTCCAGAATTAGTCTCACCCTTaatgatctaaaaataaaaaatgagaaaaaatcaATATCTAAAAAGAATAACATGCAATAAGCTGTATTACGGGTTTTAGCGCACTGGTTtcattattggcacccttacaATTATAACGTCTAAACAGGTTGGAGACACATGTAGAGGGATTTTGGCTCActcctccatgcagaacattttaagcTCCTTTGTATTCTTAAGTGTTTGTATGTGGGCTTCCTTCTTTaattcagaccacaggtttCAAATCAGTAGGGTTCAAATCTGGAGACTAAGGGGGTCATTGCAAAATTGATTCGGTGtttcttaaaaacatttttgtgttttggaaGGATGTTGAATGCTCTATCTATGGACAAGTCTGAACCTTTTAGCAGAGAAAACAAGGTTTTAGCCTGGAATATCCTGGTACTTTGTAGAAACCATGATGCCAATCATCTTCACAAGAGCCCCTGAACTACTAGCTACAAAATAGCCACAAAACATCAATAATCCACCTCCAGGAGTATTAGGCACTTTTCCTTGCACGCTTTTGTCACCAAACATAATGATGGTGTTCATGACCAAAAGGTTTTGATTCTAGTATCATCTAACCACAATACACCATACAAATTGTAATTCTAATTAAGCTTGGTGCTCAGGTGATGCTTTTTAGGAGATGCTCTTAGGAAGAGATCTTTTCTTGCAAACATCATTATGTGTTGTGTGGCATTTAACAGTTCATTTTGATAATGGACAATTACAGCAATCGACTAAACGGTGCAATTCTTGAACTGTGATCTTTGcttgcttttttctttccttcacccTCCTCCTCATTTGTGGGAGACAGTGTACTCATGGGTACAAATCCTTGCAAATGTCCACCTGTTTCACACAGTTGAAACATTTTTAGCTGCTTAcgtatctatttttttttttatatccattaccTGATTTGTCCAGGTCAACAACCCATAGTATGGTTTTTCCCATAGTAATGgatagcaatttttttttttatccatgtgtgcaacatcatatttataccacagggAAACAGGACATGGTTAAATGCAACAACAGAGTTCTTGAGTTCTTGGGAACTGACAGCAAATAAACAGTTACATAGGTTTTTCTAAGAATGGcagtttgtttgcatttatttacaacATTCTTTATGGGTGTCAATACGTTTGGCacatatttttgatattttgattacctttaaaaataattataaattgtAATTGATTACTTCTCTATAATGCCAAACTATTTGCACCACATGTTACCTTATATGCCACATTAAAACCTTTTTCATGTGGTctgaagaacatgcacagaaactgcacagagacagtaacccgagctcaggactgaaTCGGGACCAtggagctatgaggcagcaacactactcACTGTGCTACCGTGTACTGTGTTCTTGATATTCTAGATTTTTTTCCTCAGCAACAGCAAAAGTCGTTTAGTTAACTGGTTACACAATCACGACAGAGTGGATTTCTGTAAACTGATCGCCTATAGTCCAggatgaaataaatattcaaatgaaaattGGAGAAGGAAAACTTTTGATCTAGCCCTGAAAGGTCAAGATCTAGCCCTGAAAATCCAAAATCCTGAACAACCAGACAGAACAAGATATCCCATATCATTTATTTTGGGCACAGGAACTAATTTCAATAGCCTCTCAGCAAagctgtatgtctgtgtgttatgAATTAGTAATATTTAAACAATTCTACTCAAGTATACTGTACAGAAATGCTTAGACATGTGACACATGCAAACTGAGACAGTTTAATGTAAAATTAGGCTTCGATACAGCTGCAGTAATGGCGGCGTGTTTACTGGCAGAGTGGAATGCTGGCCTCATGCAAGGCCCTGACAGTGAGAAAGCATGCTGGGAGCTGAGGAAGAGGATGGTTAGATGCTTACAATGATTCCAGCCCAATGGGGTGTCTCCCTGGCCAGCAGAGAGGGGCTGATGGTGGTCATGAGGAAGGCCACGACTGTGATGGTGATGCCCAGTAGCAGCTGTAGCAGGGCGATGAGCAGTGGGAAGCGGCAGCCACAGCATTTGTGGCTTCCCTCGTCGTCTGGGCCTCCTCGATCAGGCTTGGCCTTCTTCTGCCCTCCACTAGACCCCACTGGACTCTTGTCTGACCCCATGCTTCCTCCTGTCTTCCTTACTCAAGCACAATGGCTTAGTCTTCCTTCAAACCTAgaattttctgtttctttacctctttcttctcttcaacccttttcctctttttgtcTCCAGTtttccttcttctctcttttccctgACTGGCCCTCTGTACTGTTTACCACCCCTCTGCCCTGCCCCACTCCTCCCCTCCCTGCCGGGGGCTCCTCTCCGAGCCAGCCCGCTCGGCTGCAGCTATTTGAAATCAAAGAGGGCTCTGAACTAATATGGAAAACATTTTGAACTGCCTGAGAGCCACATATAGAGCAGCAAGCAATggaggagaggaaaaggagggagggagtgagaggagagaagacTGAAAGGGGGGACTCCAACACACGACTACAATAACAACAGCAGCGAACTGCTAGTCTTCCAGCAAACAGAGCAGGGAAATGGGACCTTAGAGAAAATGAGGAAGAGGTGTTCTGAGTTAATAATTAGCATTACCATCCCACATCACAGTCAATTGTGGGCGAATTCGGACTCCTGCCAAGTGTACACAGTTCACAACACCCAAACTGTCACATGATACCAATGGAGAAGTAATGTGACCTACAG
This region includes:
- the sspn gene encoding sarcospan, which gives rise to MGSDKSPVGSSGGQKKAKPDRGGPDDEGSHKCCGCRFPLLIALLQLLLGITITVVAFLMTTISPSLLARETPHWAGIILCVVSLLGFVLYFITYLPDERTYTQFIIKLVFFLLCSVGLVISIIVIAFQGHHYSLTNAFICREIGQDCICTLEPEDPIARTFTYAEVTDCTAVTSTLMLYYLLQMVLNLAQAIVCLLGAFIMWKHRYQVFFVGLQKSSPSTQQWQKV